The window TCAAGCTCGTCATCGTCAGCGGCGGCAAATCCGAGCGGCTGGACACGGTTCTTGCCGGCCGCCGGGGAAATATCGAACTCCGGGTCACGCCGCCAACAACGGCCGGCAGCGAGCAGGAAGGACTCGACGTGATCGCCATCTTGAAAGATTTCTTCAACGTGTAAATCATGACTACCATCGTCGGAAACAAATTGAACTCGGCCAACAAGAAAATACTGGACCGCATGAACAAGATGGACTACGATTTCATCAGAAAGGAGGCCGTCGCCCAGATCGAATCGGGGGCCGAATACATCGAAGTCAACGCCCTGTCGCTGCTGCACAACGAGATTCCCTTCCTGCGCAAGATCATCCCCATGCTCGAAAAGCTCGGCTTCAAGCTGATGATCATCAGCGAAAACATCGAGACGCTGAAGGAAGCCCTGCTGATCTCCAAAAACCCGATGATCGTCGGCGCCGTCGAGTACGACGTCGAAAAAATCGACTATATCATCGATACCATCAAGGATAAAAACGCCAAGATCATCGCCCTGATCAAGGACAAGCACAACAGCCACCACACCACTCCGGAAAAATCGCTGCTCATCGCCCAGAAGTACATCGACTACCTGCTCGACCTGGGCATCAAGCGGCAGGATATCCTGCTCGATCCGC of the Candidatus Aminicenantes bacterium genome contains:
- a CDS encoding dihydropteroate synthase → MTTIVGNKLNSANKKILDRMNKMDYDFIRKEAVAQIESGAEYIEVNALSLLHNEIPFLRKIIPMLEKLGFKLMIISENIETLKEALLISKNPMIVGAVEYDVEKIDYIIDTIKDKNAKIIALIKDKHNSHHTTPEKSLLIAQKYIDYLLDLGIKRQDILLDPLVQPLEEDFNNGRVFLDKLELFKLDFPQVKTMANISQLSEGLPKRQMLASFFVALAISKGLDYIVTNVLDEDFYESIVTTMSIMGKDKNLQGYLKYCRNHKETKL